One genomic segment of Amycolatopsis sp. Hca4 includes these proteins:
- a CDS encoding RimK family alpha-L-glutamate ligase, whose product MDIALVTSSAFPGADWSDRDTPLLRSCLAAEGCTTRVLSWDDAPGVDWTAFDVVAVQSPWSMWLKLAEFKSWLESLHRQGVPLANPYPVIANGLSKEYLPLVEQCGARTIPTTVVAPGDPLGAVAADALTRAEREFGAAAVVVKPVSSGGTLGAARVTTERDLVARLADFGQHGVTACVQPYIGTIDALGEYGIIMIDGQYSHAITKDAILAPGRAGTQFHPNARAGYAARDDDSTEIANAYRAYLKTVPVEPTSVRLDFLRHPVSGKLLLLEIESVAPVKFFHLRPDAAYRYARSLIAAASVNR is encoded by the coding sequence GTGGACATCGCACTCGTCACCTCCAGCGCCTTCCCGGGCGCGGACTGGTCCGATCGGGACACGCCGCTGCTGCGATCCTGTCTGGCCGCCGAAGGGTGCACCACCCGGGTGCTCAGCTGGGACGACGCACCCGGCGTCGACTGGACCGCGTTCGACGTCGTCGCGGTGCAGTCACCGTGGAGCATGTGGCTCAAGCTGGCCGAGTTCAAGAGCTGGCTGGAGTCCCTGCACCGGCAGGGGGTGCCGCTGGCCAACCCGTACCCGGTCATCGCGAACGGGCTGAGCAAGGAGTACCTCCCGCTGGTCGAGCAGTGCGGCGCCCGAACCATCCCGACCACGGTGGTGGCTCCGGGTGATCCACTCGGCGCCGTCGCCGCCGACGCGCTCACCCGCGCCGAACGGGAGTTCGGTGCGGCCGCCGTCGTCGTCAAACCGGTTTCGTCCGGCGGCACCCTCGGCGCCGCACGCGTCACGACCGAACGTGATCTCGTCGCCAGGCTGGCCGACTTCGGGCAGCACGGGGTGACGGCCTGCGTGCAGCCCTACATCGGGACGATCGACGCCTTGGGCGAGTACGGGATCATCATGATCGACGGTCAGTACTCCCACGCGATCACCAAGGACGCGATCCTCGCTCCGGGTCGCGCGGGTACGCAATTCCACCCCAACGCCCGCGCCGGCTACGCCGCGCGCGACGACGACTCCACCGAAATCGCGAACGCGTACCGCGCCTACTTGAAGACCGTTCCGGTCGAGCCCACCTCGGTACGGCTCGACTTCCTCCGGCACCCGGTCAGCGGAAAACTGCTGCTCCTCGAGATCGAATCGGTGGCACCGGTCAAGTTCTTCCACCTCCGGCCCGACGCAGCGTACCGGTACGCCCGTTCGCTGATCGCCGCGGCGTCGGTGAACCGCTGA
- a CDS encoding glycosyltransferase: protein MVRVVLAAIPMPGHLIPLLPIGRHLVENGYDVTVLTSEALEPLAGDIVNSPRGRLHPLRGKAAFDGNRILAEFPVVKDTPAGYRQVIVAPQEMFIPPIPEQFRAVQEVLEAGDPATTVVIHEGFFHGTWPLLLGAPGLRPAGTIGLGVSVLTLEDPRLPPFGFGAAPDLSAPGERRARDLRDRLHREFEPVQKQLDDVLAGLGAVDRAPYYWDSFSLLCDTFFQLSPPGLEYERGSLPEHVELIGRPGSPATAHFDAPPWWNDVVTADRVVFVTQGTLNNENHGALIGPALEALADSDALVVATFGGRPVPPDLVVPANARVISYLPYDMIFPHTSVLVTNGGFGGVQAALMAGIPLVVAGDTEDKPEVAMRVEHAGAGINLRTGLPGVPAVRQAVERVLRDPSFRSRAEGIRDEYRARDPLARIKDEVDRMASSPRAGRRQAGHGISGVLGLPGR, encoded by the coding sequence ATGGTCCGAGTCGTGTTGGCCGCCATCCCCATGCCGGGGCACCTGATCCCGCTGCTGCCGATCGGCCGGCACCTCGTCGAAAACGGCTACGACGTCACCGTGCTCACGTCGGAGGCCCTCGAACCGCTCGCGGGTGACATCGTGAACAGCCCGCGGGGCCGGTTGCACCCGCTCCGCGGGAAAGCCGCCTTCGACGGGAACCGCATCCTGGCCGAGTTCCCCGTGGTGAAGGACACGCCTGCCGGCTACCGCCAGGTGATCGTCGCCCCCCAGGAGATGTTCATCCCGCCGATCCCCGAGCAGTTCCGGGCCGTCCAGGAAGTCCTCGAAGCCGGCGATCCCGCCACGACGGTCGTCATCCACGAAGGGTTCTTCCACGGCACCTGGCCGTTGCTGCTCGGGGCGCCGGGATTGCGCCCGGCCGGGACGATCGGGCTCGGTGTCTCGGTGCTGACGCTGGAGGATCCCCGGCTGCCTCCCTTCGGGTTCGGCGCCGCTCCCGACCTGTCCGCGCCGGGCGAGCGGCGCGCGCGGGACCTGCGCGATCGCCTGCACCGGGAGTTCGAACCGGTGCAGAAGCAGCTGGACGACGTGCTGGCCGGGCTCGGTGCGGTCGACCGGGCTCCGTACTACTGGGACTCGTTCTCCCTGCTGTGCGACACCTTCTTCCAGTTGTCCCCGCCCGGCCTCGAGTACGAGCGTGGTTCGCTCCCGGAGCACGTCGAGCTGATCGGCAGACCGGGTTCGCCGGCGACCGCGCACTTCGACGCTCCGCCGTGGTGGAACGACGTGGTGACTGCGGATCGTGTCGTCTTCGTCACCCAAGGTACGTTGAACAACGAGAACCACGGAGCGCTCATCGGGCCCGCGCTGGAGGCGCTGGCCGACTCCGACGCCCTGGTCGTGGCGACCTTCGGCGGCCGGCCGGTACCCCCGGATCTCGTCGTCCCGGCCAACGCCAGGGTCATCTCCTACCTCCCCTACGACATGATCTTCCCCCACACGTCGGTGCTGGTGACCAACGGCGGCTTCGGCGGGGTGCAAGCTGCCCTGATGGCCGGGATTCCGCTTGTCGTGGCGGGTGACACCGAGGACAAGCCGGAGGTCGCCATGCGCGTCGAGCACGCGGGCGCGGGGATCAACCTGCGGACGGGCCTGCCCGGGGTGCCGGCGGTGCGCCAGGCCGTGGAGCGGGTGCTCCGCGACCCGTCGTTCCGGTCGCGGGCCGAAGGGATCCGCGACGAGTACCGCGCCCGTGACCCGCTGGCCCGGATCAAGGACGAGGTCGACCGCATGGCGTCCAGCCCTCGAGCCGGTCGCCGCCAGGCCGGCCACGGCATCTCCGGTGTCCTCGGTCTTCCCGGCCGGTGA
- a CDS encoding nuclear transport factor 2 family protein, giving the protein MAVPFILSVAMIAAFGPAATAAPRHHQPSAFESVASPKEQANRAVVLSFYAALNRGNLGYFDQVVRPDLVQHYPAIADGRSAFRAYHAALRKQNPDLRFVVERTIAQNDLVVVHSHFTGKPGDAGIAKVNLFRLDRGRIAEHWELNQAVQPAATGNDMFSTLSSPRIARSLPLSTDAESARVGRAAFAEIVNQPDDALRLRALNRYIGNNTYYQHFPNVPNGPEALQQFVHNAFAAQPEYRADVKTVVAEGDLVAVFEHLVKLFDMEDGVGADLFRVRDGKLLEHWVVIEPTPPTSANPHPMY; this is encoded by the coding sequence GTGGCCGTGCCGTTCATCCTCTCCGTCGCCATGATCGCCGCCTTCGGGCCGGCCGCCACCGCCGCGCCGCGGCACCACCAGCCGAGCGCGTTCGAGTCCGTCGCCTCCCCGAAGGAACAGGCGAACCGTGCGGTCGTCCTGAGCTTCTACGCCGCGCTGAACCGCGGGAACCTCGGGTACTTCGACCAGGTCGTGCGCCCCGACCTCGTCCAGCACTACCCCGCGATCGCCGACGGCCGGTCCGCGTTCCGCGCGTACCACGCGGCCCTGCGGAAGCAGAATCCCGATCTCCGGTTCGTCGTGGAGCGGACCATCGCCCAGAACGACCTTGTTGTGGTGCACAGCCACTTCACCGGAAAGCCCGGCGACGCGGGGATCGCCAAGGTCAACCTCTTCCGCCTCGACCGGGGCAGGATCGCCGAACACTGGGAACTCAACCAGGCCGTCCAGCCGGCGGCCACCGGCAACGACATGTTCTCCACGCTCAGCTCGCCCCGGATCGCCCGGTCGCTGCCGCTGTCCACGGACGCCGAGAGCGCCCGCGTCGGCCGCGCCGCCTTCGCCGAGATCGTCAACCAGCCCGACGACGCACTCCGTCTCCGGGCGCTGAACCGCTACATCGGGAACAACACCTACTACCAGCACTTCCCGAACGTCCCCAATGGACCTGAAGCGCTGCAGCAGTTCGTGCACAACGCGTTCGCCGCGCAGCCGGAGTACCGCGCCGACGTCAAGACTGTCGTCGCCGAGGGAGATCTGGTCGCGGTCTTCGAACACCTGGTGAAGCTCTTCGACATGGAGGACGGTGTCGGCGCCGACCTGTTCCGGGTGCGGGACGGAAAACTGCTGGAGCACTGGGTCGTCATCGAGCCGACGCCGCCGACGTCGGCCAACCCGCACCCGATGTACTGA
- a CDS encoding sedoheptulose 7-phosphate cyclase, with protein sequence MTQSTNPRVRTGRDTADSSWRVAASQTVGYEVRFCRDVFAPDRTDLLEAGASPESRTSRRFVVVDERIDELFGTRIRQYFDHHGITHEIMTIRSGEAHKELDVVLRLLERLEKFGVDRRREPVIVVGGGVAMDVVGLAASLYRRGTPFVRVPTTLVGLVDAGVGVKTGVNFNGHKNQLGTYAAATLTLLDPSFLATLGRRHLSNGLAEILKVGLIKDAALFAHLERHGRLMLDEKFQGTSPDGRRAAATILDAAITGMLAELEPNLWERTLERSMDFGHSFSPTIEMLGLPSMLHGEAVCLDMALSTVLAWQRGLLAAEDCERVFSVMSALELPAWSPLHTPEALARAMRATVRRRDGRQRMPLPAGIGHCLFVDDVTEEELTAAAETQRAWALDASAKIR encoded by the coding sequence ATGACCCAGTCGACGAACCCCCGTGTCCGGACCGGCCGCGACACGGCCGACAGTTCTTGGCGGGTCGCGGCATCCCAGACGGTCGGCTACGAGGTCCGGTTCTGCCGCGACGTCTTCGCCCCGGACCGGACCGACCTGCTGGAGGCGGGCGCTTCGCCGGAGAGCCGGACCTCGCGCCGGTTCGTCGTGGTCGACGAACGGATCGACGAGTTGTTCGGGACCAGGATCCGGCAGTACTTCGACCACCACGGCATCACCCACGAGATCATGACCATCCGCTCGGGTGAAGCGCACAAGGAGCTCGACGTCGTGCTGCGCCTGCTCGAGCGGCTGGAGAAGTTCGGGGTCGACCGGCGGCGCGAGCCGGTCATCGTCGTGGGCGGTGGTGTCGCCATGGACGTCGTGGGGCTCGCCGCGAGCCTCTACCGCCGGGGCACGCCGTTCGTGCGGGTGCCGACGACCCTGGTCGGGCTGGTCGACGCCGGCGTCGGGGTGAAGACCGGGGTGAACTTCAACGGCCACAAGAACCAGCTGGGCACGTACGCGGCCGCGACGCTCACCCTCCTCGATCCGAGCTTCCTCGCCACACTGGGCCGGCGCCACCTGAGCAACGGCCTGGCCGAGATCCTGAAGGTCGGGCTGATCAAGGACGCGGCGCTGTTCGCGCACTTGGAGCGGCACGGCCGGCTCATGCTGGACGAGAAGTTCCAGGGGACCTCCCCGGACGGCCGTCGCGCCGCAGCCACCATCCTCGACGCCGCGATCACCGGCATGCTGGCGGAGCTCGAACCGAATCTGTGGGAGCGCACGCTCGAGCGCAGCATGGATTTCGGGCACAGCTTCAGCCCCACCATCGAGATGCTGGGCCTGCCTTCGATGCTGCACGGTGAGGCGGTGTGCCTCGACATGGCCCTGAGCACCGTGCTCGCCTGGCAGCGCGGTCTCCTGGCCGCAGAAGACTGCGAGCGCGTGTTTTCGGTGATGTCCGCACTCGAGCTCCCGGCCTGGAGTCCCTTGCACACCCCGGAAGCGCTGGCCCGCGCGATGCGCGCGACCGTACGCCGACGCGACGGTCGGCAGCGGATGCCGCTGCCCGCCGGCATCGGGCACTGCCTCTTCGTCGACGACGTCACGGAGGAAGAACTCACCGCGGCCGCCGAAACCCAGCGCGCGTGGGCGCTGGACGCTTCCGCGAAGATCCGGTGA
- a CDS encoding SDR family NAD(P)-dependent oxidoreductase, producing the protein MNEHLGVAASASVGRTILDRFRLTGRVALVTGAGQGIGRAFAHALAEAGAKVAVVDVAADRAAEVAGELREKGAEAIHVHADAADEKSIANFVSTTVESFGGLDIAVNNAGINLNSAAEETTLDEWDRVHDLNVRGVFIACQYEARAMFERGYGKIINTASMASLVVPHPQKQVSYNVSKGAVVTLTRTLAAEWADRGVRVNCISPGIIRTALIEQSEALAPLVSEWIANIPAGRLGEVADLQGAVVYLAGEVSDYMTGHNLVIEGGQTLW; encoded by the coding sequence GTGAACGAGCACCTCGGAGTTGCGGCGTCGGCTTCCGTCGGCCGGACCATTCTGGACCGCTTCCGGCTGACTGGCCGGGTGGCGCTGGTCACCGGGGCGGGACAGGGTATCGGCCGCGCCTTCGCCCACGCCCTGGCCGAAGCCGGCGCCAAGGTGGCGGTCGTCGACGTCGCCGCGGACCGCGCGGCGGAAGTGGCCGGCGAGCTGCGGGAAAAGGGTGCCGAGGCCATCCACGTCCACGCTGACGCGGCGGACGAGAAGTCCATCGCGAACTTCGTGTCGACCACCGTGGAATCGTTCGGTGGCCTGGACATCGCCGTGAACAACGCCGGCATCAACCTCAACTCCGCGGCCGAGGAAACGACCCTCGACGAATGGGACAGGGTGCACGACCTCAACGTGCGCGGTGTGTTCATCGCCTGCCAGTACGAAGCGAGGGCGATGTTCGAGCGCGGGTACGGGAAAATCATCAACACCGCGTCCATGGCCTCGCTCGTGGTGCCGCACCCGCAGAAGCAGGTTTCCTACAACGTGTCCAAGGGGGCGGTGGTGACCCTCACCCGGACGCTGGCCGCGGAATGGGCCGACCGCGGTGTCCGGGTGAACTGCATCTCGCCGGGAATCATCAGGACCGCCTTGATCGAGCAGTCGGAGGCGCTGGCACCCCTGGTGAGCGAATGGATCGCGAACATCCCCGCCGGGCGGCTGGGCGAGGTCGCCGACCTGCAGGGGGCGGTCGTCTACCTCGCCGGCGAGGTCTCGGACTACATGACCGGCCACAACCTCGTCATCGAAGGCGGCCAGACGCTCTGGTAG
- a CDS encoding MFS transporter, with protein MTAERPPRTRTGPVGDSLVTDPRQRRAILIAVSLALLAVVASVTGLNVAQPALAVDFGASQSTVVWIMNGYVLSLAALLLPMGAAGDRWGRKPVLTVGLAAFAVTSAAAAVAPTAGVMIAARVLNGASAAMIMPVTLAVITSNFPVADRGRAIGVWTGVGGAGAVLGMVLSALLVDTWGWRSLFVVPVVLVLVSSAVAWRCVPDSRGVAQRPFDVVGCTASVLGVVGLIFFFHEVPDRGWAAPGTITGLAVGVAGTAGFVAWQLRHPAPLLDVRLFRERGLGGGTLTLAAVFAVHAGSSVLLYPLLQTVFGFTSLLSAAALLPMAVLMMIASGFAPRLAARIGARATMAAGLGLTAAGLVLLAVFTSVEAGFPGVVPGLIALGIGMGSAMPPATEAITGALPPADQGVASALNDIARELGAAVGIALLGAMLAAGYRDDVGRALDGVPPATAAAARAGVANAVEAARGAGRLEQPLAGAASHSFVHALHSALWAGAVLVAVLLVVVLALLPKSPGTSPARGNRAG; from the coding sequence ATGACCGCAGAACGGCCACCACGAACGCGGACCGGCCCGGTCGGCGACAGCTTGGTCACGGACCCCCGCCAACGGCGCGCGATCCTGATCGCGGTCTCCCTCGCGCTGCTGGCCGTCGTCGCCTCCGTCACCGGACTGAACGTCGCTCAGCCGGCGCTCGCCGTCGACTTCGGCGCTTCGCAGAGCACGGTGGTGTGGATCATGAACGGCTACGTCCTCAGCCTGGCCGCCCTGCTGCTGCCGATGGGCGCGGCCGGCGACCGCTGGGGCCGCAAGCCCGTCCTCACGGTGGGCCTCGCCGCCTTCGCCGTCACGAGCGCCGCCGCCGCGGTGGCGCCCACGGCCGGTGTCATGATCGCGGCACGCGTCCTCAACGGCGCGAGCGCGGCCATGATCATGCCCGTCACGCTCGCCGTCATCACCTCGAACTTCCCGGTGGCGGACCGCGGCCGCGCCATCGGTGTGTGGACCGGGGTGGGCGGGGCCGGTGCGGTGCTGGGCATGGTGCTCTCCGCCCTGCTCGTCGACACCTGGGGCTGGCGCTCCCTGTTCGTCGTCCCGGTCGTCCTCGTGCTCGTCTCGTCGGCCGTGGCGTGGCGCTGCGTCCCGGACTCCCGCGGGGTTGCCCAGCGCCCGTTCGACGTGGTCGGCTGCACCGCTTCCGTGCTCGGGGTGGTCGGGCTGATCTTCTTCTTCCACGAAGTACCGGACCGGGGCTGGGCCGCGCCGGGCACCATCACCGGCCTCGCCGTCGGCGTCGCCGGCACCGCCGGCTTCGTCGCGTGGCAGCTCCGGCACCCGGCCCCGCTCCTGGACGTGCGCCTCTTCCGCGAGCGCGGGCTGGGTGGTGGCACCCTCACGCTCGCGGCGGTGTTCGCCGTGCACGCCGGCTCTTCGGTGCTCCTCTACCCCCTCCTGCAGACTGTCTTCGGCTTCACGAGCCTGCTGTCCGCCGCCGCGCTGCTGCCCATGGCCGTGCTGATGATGATCGCGTCCGGCTTCGCCCCCCGGCTGGCCGCGCGGATCGGAGCCCGGGCCACCATGGCGGCCGGCCTCGGCCTGACCGCGGCCGGTCTGGTCCTGCTGGCCGTTTTCACCTCGGTCGAGGCCGGCTTTCCCGGTGTCGTGCCCGGTCTCATCGCCTTGGGAATCGGGATGGGTTCGGCGATGCCGCCCGCCACCGAAGCCATCACCGGCGCTCTCCCGCCGGCGGACCAAGGCGTGGCTTCGGCGCTCAACGACATCGCCAGGGAACTGGGTGCGGCGGTGGGAATCGCCCTGCTGGGAGCGATGCTCGCGGCCGGCTACCGGGACGACGTCGGCCGCGCGCTGGACGGTGTTCCTCCCGCCACAGCGGCGGCCGCCCGCGCGGGCGTCGCCAACGCCGTGGAAGCCGCGCGCGGCGCGGGCCGGCTGGAACAACCGTTGGCCGGTGCCGCAAGCCATTCCTTCGTCCACGCTCTGCACTCCGCGCTGTGGGCCGGAGCGGTCCTCGTCGCGGTCCTGCTGGTTGTCGTCCTCGCCCTGCTGCCGAAGTCCCCGGGCACATCCCCCGCCAGGGGGAACCGCGCCGGCTGA
- a CDS encoding asparagine synthase-related protein — MLDAGELADPRHRQAVVAAKDAPALGDMDTSLYLLFRAVREHTTVAISGESADEVFGGYPWFHDPERIGAESYPWRYFTGHSGTYQALLRPEAAAELNIAAHRATQYRDALAGVPRLDGETGLQGRMREVFHLHLTRWLPHLLDRKDRLSMAVGLEVRVPFCDHRLVEYAFNTPWAHHTFDGREKSLLSAAVAPLLPAGVIARTKAPYPVTHDPACHRAISEQAHDLLATPTAPVWTFLAPQRLRDRLDRPAADHATRAGIDFALNFDLWLRNHGGGHGTR, encoded by the coding sequence GTGCTCGACGCGGGCGAGCTGGCCGATCCCCGGCACCGGCAGGCGGTGGTCGCGGCCAAGGACGCACCCGCGCTCGGGGACATGGACACCTCGCTGTACCTGTTGTTCCGCGCCGTCCGGGAGCACACCACGGTGGCCATCTCCGGCGAAAGCGCCGACGAGGTCTTCGGTGGCTACCCGTGGTTCCACGACCCCGAACGCATCGGTGCCGAGAGCTACCCGTGGCGGTACTTCACCGGTCACAGCGGTACTTACCAGGCCCTCCTGCGCCCCGAGGCCGCTGCCGAACTGAACATCGCGGCACACCGCGCGACGCAGTACCGCGACGCCCTCGCCGGTGTTCCGCGCCTGGACGGCGAGACCGGGCTCCAGGGCCGCATGCGCGAGGTGTTCCACCTCCACCTGACCCGCTGGCTACCCCACCTGCTGGACCGCAAGGACCGGCTCAGCATGGCGGTGGGGCTGGAAGTACGGGTGCCGTTCTGCGACCACCGGCTCGTCGAGTACGCCTTCAACACCCCCTGGGCGCACCACACCTTCGACGGCCGGGAGAAATCTCTGCTAAGCGCGGCGGTGGCGCCGCTGCTGCCCGCCGGCGTCATCGCCCGGACCAAGGCGCCGTACCCGGTGACCCACGATCCCGCCTGCCACCGCGCCATCAGCGAGCAGGCACACGACCTGCTGGCCACCCCCACCGCGCCGGTGTGGACGTTCCTGGCACCGCAACGCCTCCGGGACCGCCTGGACCGCCCGGCCGCCGACCACGCCACCCGCGCGGGGATCGACTTCGCGCTCAACTTCGATCTGTGGCTGCGCAACCACGGCGGCGGCCACGGCACCCGCTGA
- a CDS encoding Xaa-Pro peptidase family protein, giving the protein MDLPFDANRLDALMDECGADVVVATTRFSVQHLLGGYRYFFFAGFDAIGVSRYLPALVYVKGAPELACYVGCGNEEWGTEVFPLWVPDVRNRSWSSLDTARAIAELLEERGLAESTIAVEKAFLPMDAADALRDSMPAASFVDAHRILEGVRAVKSAWELELVRTASIGIIDAMTATFAASAPGETKLDIVERFRREQTDRGLVFDYCLVSCGAEFNRAPSSRVWRAGEALSLDSGGMYQGYIGDLARMAVAGAPTALMRDLLAEVESVQQGARAAVGPGRRGGDVFSVAEKALAACPHAGEMFFVAHGMGLITHEAPRLTGTGPVPYPADHAEAPLEPGMVLSIETTLANPDAGIVKLEDTLIVTEDGWEAPGDGARGWNQPNPGGAR; this is encoded by the coding sequence ATGGATCTGCCTTTCGACGCGAACCGGCTGGACGCCCTCATGGACGAATGCGGGGCAGACGTCGTGGTGGCCACCACGCGCTTCTCCGTTCAGCACCTCCTCGGGGGGTACCGGTACTTCTTCTTCGCCGGCTTCGACGCCATCGGCGTGTCCCGGTACCTGCCCGCACTCGTGTACGTCAAGGGCGCCCCGGAACTGGCCTGCTACGTCGGCTGCGGCAACGAAGAATGGGGCACGGAGGTGTTCCCGCTCTGGGTCCCCGACGTCCGCAACCGGTCCTGGTCGAGCTTGGACACCGCGCGAGCCATCGCCGAACTGCTCGAAGAACGCGGGCTCGCGGAAAGCACCATCGCCGTGGAGAAGGCTTTTCTCCCGATGGACGCGGCGGACGCGCTCCGGGACTCGATGCCCGCCGCGTCGTTCGTGGACGCGCACCGGATCCTCGAAGGCGTCCGGGCCGTCAAATCCGCCTGGGAGCTGGAATTGGTGCGCACCGCCTCGATCGGGATCATCGACGCGATGACGGCGACGTTCGCCGCGTCGGCTCCCGGCGAAACGAAGCTCGACATCGTGGAACGGTTCCGCCGCGAACAGACCGACCGCGGGCTGGTCTTCGACTACTGCCTGGTTTCGTGCGGAGCGGAGTTCAACCGTGCGCCGTCGTCGCGGGTGTGGCGAGCCGGAGAAGCGCTGTCGCTCGACTCCGGTGGCATGTACCAGGGATACATCGGCGACCTGGCCCGGATGGCGGTCGCCGGTGCACCGACCGCCCTGATGCGGGACCTGCTGGCCGAAGTCGAATCGGTGCAGCAGGGCGCCCGAGCGGCTGTCGGGCCCGGGCGGCGCGGCGGCGACGTCTTTTCGGTGGCCGAGAAGGCGTTGGCCGCCTGCCCGCACGCGGGCGAGATGTTCTTCGTGGCCCACGGCATGGGCCTGATCACGCACGAAGCGCCCCGGCTGACCGGCACGGGCCCGGTTCCCTACCCGGCCGATCACGCGGAAGCCCCACTGGAGCCGGGGATGGTGCTGTCCATCGAAACGACGCTCGCCAACCCGGACGCCGGGATCGTCAAGCTCGAAGACACCCTGATCGTCACCGAAGACGGCTGGGAAGCACCGGGCGACGGCGCGCGTGGCTGGAACCAGCCGAACCCGGGCGGTGCCCGATGA
- a CDS encoding polyketide synthase, producing the protein MPHISTTNPSKEPTMPLPVILGHGARSAFFPRPSSKVAAQTDDDPFAVAVRLFFDDRSCQVMTTGEPIAIVVIGARFPGASGARELWDLVCGKVDAVTAQPPADRFDARALYDPAPRKSGHVVSLDGGFLADNEGFAPGDYAVTERENATLDPQHRLLLQCARDALADAGLTRTAGQDIGVFMGQSTGEHWDRLHGTTTTDMYAIATSAARSMASGRISYAWDLRGPCATVDAACSSGTLAVHLACQSLRIGECDTALAGGVSLVLDTRHTVGYSAAGMLSPSGRCRFGHEDADGFVRSDGAGVLVLKRLSRAQADGDTVYALILGSAQASKGRTAKAIIAPSIEGYLNVITRACAVAGVSPDRIAYVEAHGNAAPAGDRIELHAIGTAIGVHRPPGRPCLVGCVKTNIGHPEAAGGIAGLIKAALAVRNRTVPASLHSEHPTSRIDWTGLGIAPVPHTASWPDDGPAVAGVSTYGLSGTFVHILVGQPPNR; encoded by the coding sequence ATGCCGCACATCAGCACCACAAACCCTTCGAAGGAACCGACGATGCCATTGCCAGTCATCCTCGGCCACGGCGCCAGGTCGGCGTTTTTCCCGCGACCTTCGTCCAAAGTGGCTGCCCAAACGGACGACGATCCGTTCGCCGTGGCGGTCCGATTGTTTTTCGATGATAGAAGTTGCCAGGTGATGACGACGGGTGAACCCATTGCGATTGTCGTTATCGGAGCGCGTTTCCCCGGCGCCAGTGGTGCGCGGGAACTGTGGGACCTGGTGTGCGGGAAGGTCGACGCGGTCACCGCGCAGCCGCCGGCGGACCGGTTCGACGCCCGCGCGCTCTACGACCCGGCACCTCGCAAGAGCGGTCACGTCGTGAGCCTCGACGGCGGATTCCTTGCCGACAACGAAGGTTTTGCGCCCGGCGACTACGCGGTGACCGAACGGGAAAACGCGACGCTCGACCCCCAGCACCGCCTGCTGCTCCAGTGCGCGCGCGACGCACTGGCCGATGCCGGGCTGACCAGGACCGCCGGTCAGGACATCGGGGTCTTCATGGGCCAGAGCACCGGAGAGCACTGGGACCGGTTGCACGGCACCACGACCACCGACATGTACGCCATCGCCACCTCGGCCGCCCGCAGCATGGCCTCCGGTCGCATCAGCTACGCCTGGGACCTGCGCGGCCCGTGCGCCACGGTCGACGCGGCCTGTTCTTCGGGCACCCTCGCCGTCCACCTCGCCTGCCAGAGCCTGCGCATCGGCGAGTGCGACACCGCGCTCGCGGGCGGCGTCAGCCTCGTACTGGACACCCGCCACACCGTCGGCTACTCGGCCGCAGGCATGCTCTCACCCTCGGGCCGCTGCCGATTCGGCCACGAGGACGCCGACGGCTTCGTCCGCAGCGACGGCGCCGGAGTCCTCGTCCTCAAGCGGCTTTCCCGCGCCCAGGCGGACGGCGACACCGTGTACGCCCTCATCCTCGGCAGCGCCCAGGCCAGCAAGGGCCGCACCGCCAAAGCGATCATCGCCCCTTCGATCGAGGGTTACCTGAACGTCATCACCCGCGCGTGCGCCGTCGCCGGCGTCAGCCCCGACCGCATCGCCTACGTGGAGGCCCACGGCAACGCCGCTCCGGCCGGCGACCGCATCGAGCTGCACGCCATCGGTACCGCCATCGGCGTTCACCGCCCGCCCGGCCGGCCGTGCCTGGTCGGCTGCGTCAAGACCAACATCGGTCACCCCGAAGCCGCCGGTGGCATCGCCGGGCTGATCAAGGCCGCCCTGGCGGTGCGGAACCGGACCGTGCCCGCCAGCCTGCACAGCGAGCACCCCACCTCCCGGATCGACTGGACCGGGCTCGGCATCGCACCGGTCCCCCACACCGCAAGCTGGCCCGACGACGGGCCCGCCGTCGCCGGAGTCAGCACCTACGGCCTGTCCGGGACCTTCGTCCACATCCTCGTCGGCCAGCCACCGAACCGGTGA